In Corylus avellana chromosome ca2, CavTom2PMs-1.0, the following proteins share a genomic window:
- the LOC132169566 gene encoding uncharacterized protein LOC132169566: MATGTCYRYDQFDHFSKDCVSKGNAQKPLAPTQVYVLVIGETKGESEGELEVVASIVPILGFEASVLFNSGPTHSFVSFMFVRLSRLVVRTLETGLAVTTPVGKTVVCKCAICGCPIHICGRILPANLVVLPMNSYNVILRMDWLVKHLAVIDCARKQVTLKLWGEGEVTYVGSRMRSFPPTISAVRAKKLILGGGQAFLAFVITVTKEKKKDLQDIPVV, from the coding sequence ATGGCAACCGGGACTTGCTACAGGTACGACCAGTTCGATCACTTTAGCAAGGATTGTGTGAGCAAAGGGAATGCTCAGAAACCTTTGGCGCCAACACAAGTTTATGTGCTTGTTATAGGAGAGACGAAAGGAGAATCGGAAGGAGAATTGGAAGTGGTGGCAAGTATTGTCCCTATACTTGGATTTGAAGCTTCAGTTTTATTTAATTCAGGGCCTACCCACTCTTTCGTATCTTTTATGTTTGTAAGATTGTCTAGACTTGTTGTACGAACTTTGGAAACCGGTCTTGCTGTAACTACCCCCGTAGGCAAAACTGTAGTTTGTAAGTGTGCAATATGCGGATGCCCTATACACATCTGTGGAAGGATACTTCCTGCAAACTTAGTTGTTCTCCCTATGAATAGTTACAACGTTATTCTCAGGATGGATTGGTTGGTGAAGCATCTGGCAGTTATCGACTGCGCTCGGAAGCAAGTTACGCTCAAACTGTGGGGAGAAGGAGAAGTTACATATGTTGGATCGCGAATGAGGTCTTTCCCTCCAACCATTTCGGCCGTTCGGGCCAAGAAGCTCATTCTCGGAGGAGGTCAAGCATTTTTGGCATTCGTCATCACCGTAacgaaggaaaagaagaaggacCTACAAGATATCCCTGTGGTGTAG